GAAAATGAAAGAGTTTAACACTTAATCTAAATTCTGTGCACCTCTACCAACCTTTCCGTAAAACGTGAAAAAGGTGTTCATATTCTAAACAAAGAAATCCTCCTCATTACCAAAAAAAATTAGGTACGTTGTTGCACTTCAGTGCTAAAGTTCAACAACGTACTTATTATTTTAACTAGCAAATCTTTGTAATCATGAACTTTCTCGGAATTGACCTTGGTTGGAAAACTGGCGCAAGTGGTTTAAGCTGCTTAACTTGGCAAAATAATCAATTACAATTACTAGATTTAGACCGTCGAGAATCCATTGCTGATATTCTGTCTTGGGTAGATACTTTCGCACCTGCAACAACCCCAGCAATTATTGCTGTAGATGCGCCAACATTAATTCCCAATGCCACAGGAATGCGCCTTCCAGATATCATGACTCATAAATTATTTCATCGTTATCACGCTGCTTGTTATCCAGCAAATTTAGGACGACCTTTTGCCCAAAGAACTGTCGAATTTGGTTTAAGTTTAGAAGCTAAAGGTTTTCTTCACGCAGCAACAATAGAACCACAAAAATTGGGAAGATATCAAATTGAAGTATTTCCCCATCCAGCAATTGTAAATTTATTTGGATTAGAACGGATTTTGAAATACAAAAAAGGCAAATTAGCAGAAAGACGCAGCGAATTAATTAAACTCCGTGATTTTATTTTAAATTGCTTACCAACTCTGCAACCAAAACTTAACTTAACTGAGTTACCTGAAATTCCTCTCACAGGTTTAGCAATGAAAAGTGTAGAAGACCAACTTGATAGTTTAATTTGTGCTTATGTTGGTGCTTATTGGTGGTATTGGGGAATAGAAAGAAATTTGGTTTTAGGCGATTATTCTACAGGTTATATTGTAATTCCTAATTCTTGGCAAAATCCATTAAAAATAACTTAAATAGTTCATAAAAATATCTTTTTTAACCACAGATGAAACACAGATGTAGGCGTAGCCTTCCCGTAGGGTACACAGATAAAATTTAGCCCCCTCCTCGTTTACGGGGAAGGGGTTGGGGGTGGGGTTTATTGTGCCCAAAGAATTAATCCCATATCATAAGGATTACTGAGATATTCATGCTTAGGTAAAATCCGCAAAGACATTCCTTGTAAACCACTGGAAGTGTAAGTAATATTGCCCGTGTAAATGCTAATTCCTTCATTATCAGCACCTTGATAATCCATTTCTGTTGGCATTCCGTTGACAATATCTCCATTAGCATTTAACAAACCAGTGTACAATTCTACTCGCACATGATCGGAACTAATTCCTGCTAAATTAATTCTGGCTTTAACATGAATTGTTTGATTAATTTGAATTTGTTCTCCTTCAGGTACATCAATACTTTCAATTTTCATGTTGTACCAATTGTCAAACATTTTATATTTCCAATCAGCCAAATCTTTAGCAGGGGCATATTTTTCTGAAGTCATGATAAAGTAGCGATCGCTAGCCGGAAAATAAGCCCTAGAAGCATATTCTCGTACCATTCTTGCCGTATTAAAATAAGGACAATTAATGCGAATTGCATTTTTCATTTTGCTTACCCAACCGCGAGGCGTACCCTCAGCATCCCGATTATAAAATAGCGGTACTACCTCTTTTTCAATGCAATCATAAAGTGCATTTGCTTCTACTTCATCTTGATAATTTGGGTCATCATAATCTTCCCCATGACCAATAGGCCAACCAGTGCGGACATAATCAGCTTCATCCCACCAACCGTCCAAAACACTAAGGTTTAAAAGACCATTCATCGAAGCTTTCATTCCACTAGTACCAGAAGCTTCTCTTGGTCTTCTCGGAGTATTTAACCACACATCACAACCCGCAATCATGTGTCGGGCAACATTCAAATCGTAATCAGGAATAAACACCACATTACGACTCAAATTTTCTTCCCCAATTATATGATTAATTGCCTTAATTAACTCTTTCCCTGGAATATCTTGAGGATGTGCTTTTCCGGCAATTACAAACTGCAATCTCCGCGACTTATTTGCCAGCATAATTCGCTTGATGCGTTCCATATCTCGCATCCACAAAGTCGCCCGTTTATAAGTAGCAAACCGCCGCGCAAACCCAATAGTTAAAACACTTGGATCGAGAACTTCTGCTGCTTGAGAAATTTGGTCTACTGAAGCACCCCTTTCTCGAAATTTTTTGACCAATCTTTCTCGTGTAAATACGATTAATTCAGCCCGACAACGTTCATGATATCGCCATAATTCTTCATCAGGTATTGCTGTTACTTTATCCCATAAAGGATCGCCACTAGATGCCCTTTCCCAACGCGGGCCTAAATAGCGATCGTACAAACTTTGCATGACTGGAGAAACACAACTACGGGCATGAACGCCATTAGTAATTGATGTAATCGGAACTTCTTCTAAGGGTAAACTCGGCCAAAGTGTTTTGAACATTGACCGTGAAACTACCCCGTGTAACTTGGCAACACCATTGACAAAAGATGCCATTTTAATTGCCAAAATTGCCATACTAAATGGTGCGCTTAAATCCCCAGTATCTTCCCTTCCTAAAGCCAAAAATTCTTCTTTTTGTAAACCAAATATTTCTGCATAGTAACCCAGGTAATAAACAATTTTATCAGGAGGAAATAAGTCAATTCCTGCCGGGACAGGAGTGTGAGTAGTAAAAATACTACTAGCAGCAATTACCTGTTTTGCTTGGGCGAAACTTAATCCTTGTTCTTGAATTAAAACCCGGATACGTTCTAAAGATAAAAAGGCCGAGTGACCTTCATTCATGTGGAAAGCTGTTGGGTTTAAACCCAAAGCTGTTAAAGCACGAATTCCACCAATTCCTAACATCATTTCTTGGTGAATCCGCATATCAATATCACCGCCATATAATCGATCGGTAATATCATGGTCATATTTACTGGGGTTAGCATCAATATTAGTATCCAGCAAATACAACGGCACAGTTCCTATTTGTACCCGCCAAATTCGTGCATAAACTTTTCGACCTGGATAATCAACTTCAATGCGAATTTCCGAACCATCTGGATGACGTTCCAGATGCAAAGGCATATTGTAAAAATCATTAATCGGGTAATGTTCCGTTTGCCAACCATCAGCATTCAGAAATTGGCTAAAATAACCTTCTTGATAAAGTAATCCAACTCCAACTAAAGGTAGTCCTATATCACTAGCAGATTTTAAATGATCTCCAGCTAAAACGCCTAAACCACCAGAATAAATAGGCAAACAATCTGTTAACCCAAATTCCATAGAAAAGTAGGCATAGCACTCAGTTTGGTTAGTAGATAATGATTGGTACGAATGAGGTAAACCTTCGGAATCTTCGCCAATACTTGGTATTTTGCCACTGGCGCTTAATATGCGGTTTTTGTGATACCAAGTTAATCGATGGTGATAATCTTCTAATTGTTGAGCCGCCCTTTCCATTTGGGCAATAAAACCTTCATCTTCGGCTATTTCCTGCAATCTACTTTGGGAAATTGTCCCTAGCATCAGAACTGGGTTGTGGCGGCTAGATTCCCACAAATCGCGGTCTAAACGACGAAATAAATCTTTGGTATCGACGTTCCAATCCCAGTGCAGATTATAAGCTAACTGCCGCAAGGGTTCTAAGCGTTGCGGTAAGGAAGGGGTAACGTTAAATGTTCTAATTGGCTGCATTTTGAGCAGAACCTCTTAAGTCTCATTAAGGTTATTTTTACCTCAGTTCTGCCTCAAGTCACGATATCTTAACAGTTTCTTGGGAGTATACTTTAAACCTTCTAATTTATCTTAAAAATCTTTCTGAGGTATGGCGAAAAATGTAAAGTTTTTCCGGCAAAAATCATCTGAATGTTAAATTTTTTCAAAAATTACAAACAATTTACAATTTTTGTAAAAATCCAGATGCGTTTTGGTTAATTTGTGCATGAGTAATAAATTTCAATTTGGGCATTAAAAAAAGAAATTATTGACCGGAAATGCAAAATTTATTTTTGAAGTTTATTTTAGGCAATACAGAGTTTTGTGAAACTTATTTGAACATAGTTACATGACTCTAGGCATTGGTATTTTTCCCATTCCATAATGGAATTATCACAAACCATTACCATCTTTTTCAAGGTAGATTGTTATGTTAAATAGATTATTTCCTAGTTTAGCGATCGCTACAGTTATTGCACTACCAATTATTGCTTTAACACCCCAAAACAGCAAAGCACAACTATTTCAAATTAATTTACCTGGTGGCTCTTCTAACAATCAACGCTCAAACGATTCTGGTGGCAGACTAGACCATAAAACCTTACTAATACAAGCAGGATTACAGCCCGTTGAATGCGTTGCTGGAGCTAACATTGTGATGATTTATATGCCTAGAGGTGGAAGAGCTTGCGCCTATCCAACCGCAGCTTTTCCAGCTGGAGCTTATAGAATGAACCCTAGCGATTACAGCATTAATCCTATTGGCGGTCAAGCCAATCAACAACAAGTTTATGCACCACCACCTCAACAAGTTTATGCGCCACAACCGCAACCAGTTTACGCACCACCACCTCAACAAGTTTACTCTCCTGCTCCAGTTTATCCTCCAGTCCAACAGCCAATTTACCCAACTCAAGTGCAAACAGTGATGGTGACTTACAACCCAAGTCAACCAGTACCTCCACCAGCTTATGCCAGGATTAATGCAGCTTTAGCTAGTCAAGGTTTACAACCAGCGGCTTGTGGTGCTGGTGTAGTAGTTTTTAATGTCAACAATACTTACACCGCTTGTGCTTATCCCACCGCTAACTTCCCGGCGGGAAATTATCGTTTGGATATTCCCGGTTTGTAGTTTTTTACTTCTCAAATTAGTTGACTAAAATATCTGTTCACCCATAAGCTGAGGGCGGGTAATTTATCTAAACGCACTTAGCTATGGGTAACGGATTGAATTTGGTAAAGGCAACTGTCAATGATTTTTCCAGGTTGGATTTTAGGAGTAATTTTGGTAAGTTATCGCAGTTTGGGTTAGTTACTTTCCTCAATTTTACAGTTGGGTTTTGGGGAATTACTGCCCCAGCATTTAGCCAAACTTACAATCAAGAAAATCAACCAACTATTACCCCTATTCAACCTTCGATTATTCCGATTAAACCAACTATTACTCCTGTTGACTTACCAAAAAATCAACAGGTTCAACCTCAAATTAATCAACCTCCAGTTTCTCCGCTTCCACCTGCTTTATCAGATACTAAAAAACCAAATGATGAGTTACCAATTTTAATTTATCGCTGTTCCAATCCTGTTACTTGTCAATTACCCCTGATTTCTATCTAAATAAAAATTATGAGTAGGCCAAATAATTTTGTCAGAAAACGCTCTGCGATCGCATTAAGCTTACTATTAAATACTGGAGCTTTAATTTTCGGAATTTCTGCTCCCTTATTAGCGCAAGCACCTTATTATCCCCCACCAACAATTACTCCCATTCCTCCCGGAGTACCCGGACAACCAACAATTACTCCCATTCCTCCAGGTACACCGAATCAACCACCTTTTTACCCAGCACCATCTCCAGGTATTCCTCAAATTAATATTCAGCCACAAGTTGTCAATCTCTCTATTAATGAGTTAGTTACTCAATGGGGTTTGACTCCGGTTAACTGTCGTCCGGGAGTCGCATCGATTCGCCAAGATCAAAAAACTGTTTGTGTAAATCCTACGCCGCAGTTACCCCCTGGAGATTATACTTACAATCCAGCGACTAATCAGATTAGTGCGATCGCCACAACCCGCCCTTTCACTTTCGTCAACTCACTACAATATAGTCACTGCGTACAAGACATCTTAAGGTTCTATCAAAATAAGGAACAATTACTACAACAAGGAAGACAAAGCGATTGTTTAGCTGATAAATTCCAAGCAAATATGCAAACAGGAATTTCTCGCCAACAAGCTAGAGAAATGATAGAAGCTGCTGATGTCTACGCTACAGCATTAGTTAAACCAAAACTTTTCCCCCCCAGAGGTTTACGCGAACAAGTAGCACAACAATTTGGCTTCATCTACGAACTTGATGTCAACGACCCAGTAATTCGCCAAATGGCAACTCAAGGAAACTTTTGAAGGCAGAAGGAAAGAAAGGCAGAAGGCAGAAGGCAGAAGGAAAGAAAGGCAGAAGTGAAAAATTCTCCTTGTCCCCCCTGCTCCCCTGCCCCCCTGCTTCCCTGCCCCCATCTCCCAAAAAAAACTTAGACCACCCTTTATCAGGGTGGTCATATAGCTTCGGTATAGAGCTTTCGGTATAAAATGGAGCTGAGCCGAATCGAACGGCTGTCCAAACCGGGTATTTACCTCCCGCTCCTTCACAGGTTTAGCCTATTTGATCCTCAAGGCGGGAATCGTCCATTATCCCGGACGATAGGATTCTCTGGTGAGTTCTTTGCTAGCAAATCTACCAGAGACAACTTACTAGCGCATCCGTTGGGGTTGTTTCTGTATTCCTTAACGGAGTCGGTTTACAGATGCTCGTAACCTGTTTTAGAGATTATTAAGCAACAGCAACTGTTGCGCGAGCAAAAGGAACGATGTTATTTTTCGCCTTTACTTTTTTTTGAGCCCGGTATTTGCGAGAGAAGACTCACTCTCGACCTGTATCACGAGACAGTGTTCGCCGACCTGTCGAAACCATTACAGCCCCATATCTCACACTTCCTATTATAGTGCTTCTCTCAGTGCTGTGTGTAAAAAATTTATGAAGATTTTCTGATGAATCTAGTAAAGTTAGGGAGCGCCTTTTGTCATCTAAGTATTAACCGAAAGTTGTTTTGGGGCCGATCGCACACTTTTCTGTATAACTACTTAAAAAAGTGACCTTTAGCGCATTTGCCGAGATATCATTTTTTCCAAATCAGCTTGAGTTTGATGTAAAAGTTGCTCTCGGCTATCGGCAGCTTGAGTTAGAGTTGGCACTAAGTTGCGTGCTTGTAAAGCCATGTGAAGCTGGAGATGAGCTACGTACTCGCTAAAATCTTCACGATCTGCATTGTGGTGGGATTGGAGTGATTGCAAGTTCAAAGTGTTCTCCATACTTTAATCTCAGCTTTCTCGGTGTTGTTTATCAACTTGAATGAAGGTATCACGACAGCTTTACCATCAGTAACTTCTGTAATGAACTTTAACGTTTTTCTCGCTTAATTGTTGAGAAGCATAAAATTTGCCCTGTGAATCTTTAAATTTCTTAGCATTTTATCGGACGAAATTTATGAAACTTAACTTAGAATTTGGTTCGCTATCCAATGAAGAAGATGCCAAACAACTAGCCGCTATCCTGGGACAATGTTTTGCTTTTCCCAATACCGAAAAGTATTTCCAATGCTTAGGTTTAGAGAATTTTCGGGTAGTTAGGGACAGAAATCGAATAGTTGGTGGGTTGGCTGTATACCAGATGGGACAATGGTTTGGGGGTAAAAGCGTCCCAATGGCGGGAATAGCAGCTGTAGGAGTACCGCCAGAACAGAGAGGAACGGGAGTAGCTTTTGAGTTGCTATCTCAGACACTTCGGGAACTTTACGAAAGAGAAGTCCCAATTTCCGCACTTTATCCCGCCACCCAAAGACTTTATCGCAAAGTGGGTTATGAACAAGGAGGATACGCTTGTGTTCATGAGATTCCGACTAATAGTATCGGGTTAAGCGATCGCACTCTTCCCATCCAATCCGTCACTCCGATCGATTCAGAAATTTTTTCTGACATATATCGTCAATCAGCTATTAAAATAAATGGCAAACTGGATCGCAACCAAGCAATTTGGTTAAAAATTATCCAGCCGCGAGAACAGGAAATAATCTATGCTTATCTAGTCGGTGCAGAAAGCCAACCAGAAGGCTATATTATTTTCTATCAAAATGCCAAACAATCCCAATTAGTAATTTTAGATTGGGTTGCTTTGACAACAGCTGCCGCCAAACGGTTGTGGACGTTTGTTGCCGATCATCGTTCTCAAATCGAAACAGCTGTATGGCGTGGTTCAGTTGTTCACCCGTTACTATTACTTTTACCAGAACAAACAGCCAAGGTAAAAAATTCAAGTATCTGGATGTTACGGATAGTTAACGTAGCGAAAGCACTTTCAAAACGTGGTTATCCAACCGGGGTGGAAACTGAATTACACTTAGCAGTTCAAGATGATTTATTGACCGATAATAATGGCAATTTTATTCTCAGGGTGTCTGGTGGTAGTGGCGAAGTAACGCGGGGAGGTAAAGGGGAGTTACGATTAAATATACGTGGACTCTCACCGCTTTATACGGGACTTTATACACCCCAACAATTACAATTTAGTGGTTTTTTAGAAGCTACCGATCGAGTTATTGCCACCGCCACAGAAATTTTTGCTAGTTCTGTACCTTGGATGGCAGATTTCTTTTAATTTTTGGTTTTTTTGTATTTATAACAGTCATCAAAATCATTATTACTTTTCTTATTTTCTGCCTTCTGTTATTTGCTGTCGCCTCTTCCTTGGGAAATGATTTTATTTGCTGGAGATCCTCACGGTGATTTTAAACCAATTATTCGGGGTGTAAAAACTTACTCTCCACAAGCTGTGATTTTGTTAGGTGATTGTGATTTAGATCGATCGCTTGATGAAGAACTTGCCGAAATTCTAGACCTAACAGAAGTTTGGTTTATTCCAGGGAATCATGATGGCGATCAGGACAATTGGTACGATAACTTGTTTAGTTCTAAATTAGGCGATCGTAACTTACATGGCAGAGTAGTAGAAATTGACGGGAAAAGAATCGCAGGTTTAGGCGGAGTTTTTCGAGAAAAAATTTGGCGACCCCCAGCAAAACCCAGATTTCCCACTCGTCAAGATTTACTCCATACTTGCGGTAAAGGACAACGCTGGCGTGACAACATTCCCCGCAAGCATCATGTAACTATTTTTTGGCAAGATTATGCCGCATTGAGAAAACAAAAAGCCGATATTTTAGTCACCCATGAAGCGCCATCTTCCCATCGTTTTGGATTTAAAGAATTAGATGATTTAGCTTTAGCACTTGGCGCAAATAAAATGTTTCATGGTCATCATCACGAACATTATAGTCGAACAATTTGTCGCGGTAAAATTACCGTGCATGGAGTCGGTAAATCTGGTCTTTGTGATGAAAATGGCAATGTATTAATTATTGGTAAAGAACAAGAACAACCACGTCTGAAATCTTCTGCAACTTAGAGCAGGATTTATGGATTTACATGATAATCATGATTAATTATGAAATGTGATTAATCTGTCCTGTTGATTACCTAGATTGGAAAAACATTGCATACAACATCTCTACAATATTTTGAATAGGGAGATGATGATTGATTAACCGGACATAATATCAAAGCTCAAAACTTTCTTCAAAGTTAACTACTTCTTCATCTGCAAAGGGAATTTCCAAAGCTTTTTTAGTCGATTTCTTTTTAGTAGAATTGCGTTCAGTCTGTACACCTGTCCTTAAACCTACAGCAATTTTACTATGTTTTTCAATTTGTCCCATTACTTGTTTTGCGCGTTGAATTACCACTGGAGGTAAACCTGCTAAACGTCCTGCTTCTATCCCATAAGATTTATCTGCGCCGCCTGGTTGTACTTGATGTAAAAAGACAATTTTATCAGGCAATTCTTTTACGGTTACTTGATAATTCGCCACGTTTGATAACAGGGAAGCTAACTCATTTAATTCATGATAATGCGTTGCAAAAATCGTCCTTGCCTTAATTTCAGTTGCTAAATATTCTGCTACCGCCCACGCAATAGAAAGACCATCAAAAGTGGCTGTACCTCTACCAATTTCATCTAACAAAACCAAAGATTTCGCAGTCGCATGATTTAAAATATTTGCGGTTTCATTCATTTCTACCATAAAAGTAGATTGACCTGTTGCTAAATCATCTACTGCACCGACACGAGTGAAAATGCGATCGCAAATTCCCAAAGTCGCCGCCTTAGCTGGTACAAAACTACCAACCTGAGCCATTAATTGAATTAAACCTACCTGCCTTAAATAACAACTCTTTCCACTAGCATTTGGCCCTGTTAAAATAATTAAATCGGGTTGGTCATTAGTGTTATTAGCGAATCCTAACTTAGTAGAATTCGGCACAAAAAACCCAGAAGGCAAAGATTGTTCAACTACCGGATGTCGCCCATCAATAATATTAATTTCTCGCCCTTCAATCATCTT
The Phormidium ambiguum IAM M-71 genome window above contains:
- a CDS encoding DUF429 domain-containing protein codes for the protein MNFLGIDLGWKTGASGLSCLTWQNNQLQLLDLDRRESIADILSWVDTFAPATTPAIIAVDAPTLIPNATGMRLPDIMTHKLFHRYHAACYPANLGRPFAQRTVEFGLSLEAKGFLHAATIEPQKLGRYQIEVFPHPAIVNLFGLERILKYKKGKLAERRSELIKLRDFILNCLPTLQPKLNLTELPEIPLTGLAMKSVEDQLDSLICAYVGAYWWYWGIERNLVLGDYSTGYIVIPNSWQNPLKIT
- the glgP gene encoding alpha-glucan family phosphorylase, whose protein sequence is MQPIRTFNVTPSLPQRLEPLRQLAYNLHWDWNVDTKDLFRRLDRDLWESSRHNPVLMLGTISQSRLQEIAEDEGFIAQMERAAQQLEDYHHRLTWYHKNRILSASGKIPSIGEDSEGLPHSYQSLSTNQTECYAYFSMEFGLTDCLPIYSGGLGVLAGDHLKSASDIGLPLVGVGLLYQEGYFSQFLNADGWQTEHYPINDFYNMPLHLERHPDGSEIRIEVDYPGRKVYARIWRVQIGTVPLYLLDTNIDANPSKYDHDITDRLYGGDIDMRIHQEMMLGIGGIRALTALGLNPTAFHMNEGHSAFLSLERIRVLIQEQGLSFAQAKQVIAASSIFTTHTPVPAGIDLFPPDKIVYYLGYYAEIFGLQKEEFLALGREDTGDLSAPFSMAILAIKMASFVNGVAKLHGVVSRSMFKTLWPSLPLEEVPITSITNGVHARSCVSPVMQSLYDRYLGPRWERASSGDPLWDKVTAIPDEELWRYHERCRAELIVFTRERLVKKFRERGASVDQISQAAEVLDPSVLTIGFARRFATYKRATLWMRDMERIKRIMLANKSRRLQFVIAGKAHPQDIPGKELIKAINHIIGEENLSRNVVFIPDYDLNVARHMIAGCDVWLNTPRRPREASGTSGMKASMNGLLNLSVLDGWWDEADYVRTGWPIGHGEDYDDPNYQDEVEANALYDCIEKEVVPLFYNRDAEGTPRGWVSKMKNAIRINCPYFNTARMVREYASRAYFPASDRYFIMTSEKYAPAKDLADWKYKMFDNWYNMKIESIDVPEGEQIQINQTIHVKARINLAGISSDHVRVELYTGLLNANGDIVNGMPTEMDYQGADNEGISIYTGNITYTSSGLQGMSLRILPKHEYLSNPYDMGLILWAQ
- the eis gene encoding GNAT family N-acetyltransferase, with protein sequence MKLNLEFGSLSNEEDAKQLAAILGQCFAFPNTEKYFQCLGLENFRVVRDRNRIVGGLAVYQMGQWFGGKSVPMAGIAAVGVPPEQRGTGVAFELLSQTLRELYEREVPISALYPATQRLYRKVGYEQGGYACVHEIPTNSIGLSDRTLPIQSVTPIDSEIFSDIYRQSAIKINGKLDRNQAIWLKIIQPREQEIIYAYLVGAESQPEGYIIFYQNAKQSQLVILDWVALTTAAAKRLWTFVADHRSQIETAVWRGSVVHPLLLLLPEQTAKVKNSSIWMLRIVNVAKALSKRGYPTGVETELHLAVQDDLLTDNNGNFILRVSGGSGEVTRGGKGELRLNIRGLSPLYTGLYTPQQLQFSGFLEATDRVIATATEIFASSVPWMADFF
- a CDS encoding metallophosphoesterase family protein; translated protein: MILFAGDPHGDFKPIIRGVKTYSPQAVILLGDCDLDRSLDEELAEILDLTEVWFIPGNHDGDQDNWYDNLFSSKLGDRNLHGRVVEIDGKRIAGLGGVFREKIWRPPAKPRFPTRQDLLHTCGKGQRWRDNIPRKHHVTIFWQDYAALRKQKADILVTHEAPSSHRFGFKELDDLALALGANKMFHGHHHEHYSRTICRGKITVHGVGKSGLCDENGNVLIIGKEQEQPRLKSSAT